From Pedobacter sp. MC2016-14:
GGGACGCTCAACCCATCTGATCTAAAATCCCTCGTGGAAAAACATCTTAACCTTTGGAATGAAAATCAAATGCTTATTAGGAAGCAAATAATGGAACAGATATATGCAGACAACATCGAAATGGTTGATCGCAATTTCATAGCCAGGGGATATCAGGAAGTAGATCAGTTTATCACTGGTTTGCAGGTGAAAAATCCGGAATTCAAATTTTCGATCAGAAATACAATCGATGTCCATCAAAACGTAGCACGGCTGTATTGGCAAGTAGGCTCGAAAACACAACCTTCAACTGTGACGGGAATGGATCTGTTTGTAGTGGAAAATGGGAAAATTCAAAAACTCTATGTTTTTGTAGATAGTAAGTGATCGCAAAAATGAACTACCTCCGCGACGAACTTTTTCGTACGCGGCTTAAGGTTTCCGGAGTGATTCCAAGATACGAAGCAATCATACCCTGCGGAACCCGGTTGACCAACTGAGGATATTGAGCCAGAAACTTTAGGTATTTCTCTTCGGCAGACAAACTAATGAAACTGTGAATCCTCTTCTGCGAGGCAATAAAACTCTTTTGAAGTATGGAATTGACCATAGCATTGAAGGCAGGGAGTTCCTGGCATAACAAATCGAAGTTTATCTTGCTGATCAGAGCAATTTCGGAATCTTCTATGGCGTCGATGTTATACAAAGAAGGCTGTCCGGTTTGCAAACTTTCCCGGTCGCCTACCCACCAATTCTCAATGGAAAAACTCAGGTTGTGTTCATGCCCTTTTTCATCCACACTATAAGTTCTCAGGCAACCATGGGTTATAAATGCATTGTATTTCCAAACATCTCCTTCCTGAAGCAGGTATTGCTTTTTCCTTAGTTTTTTGATGGAAACAAACGAATCAATTCTTACCAAATCTTCAGAACTGAAATCAGCCCGTTCCATCAGGTATGCTTTAAATATTTCTACCACATTTTATAATTTCCCAAATATAGGAATTGTGGGGAAAAGGATTTTAAGTTAACCTGGTACAAAACCAAATACTTTGACACTTATAATTCTACAGATCATTTGATGAATTAATTTAGATCGAAACAACTGATGAATTAAGCTTTGTATTTGTCCGCTATGTAAGTATCCTCCTCGAAGTCTGAACCATTATGTACAACTCATATATGTCGCTTAATCCCTTCAGATCTTCCCAGAAATGGTTCGAACTTTGTATCATTGCGATCACAGCAAAGACTATCAAAACGTATAAAACCCTGCAATCGCACGATTAGCAGGGTTTTTGCTTTTAGAGAATTGCCAAAAATGGCGTGAATTCACGGATCAGGCGTAAATTGCATCAAGCGGAATTATTTGGGGAAGGAATAGTATCTATCTTTTTCATTTTAAAACCAGAACCTCTTTTTATTGTTTAGTTGGCATAAACATTTTAATCAAGAGCTATGACTATTCAATTGAACACCGACAAAAACTTAACAATACATCAGGAATACGAAGAGAAAATTATAAATCAAATTAATGAAGGCTTGGTGATATTCGGTGATTTGATCACCCGCCTGGAGGTACACTTATCGGACGAAAATGGAAATAAAGAAGGTTTAGATGACAAACGCTGTTTATTGGAGGCAAGGATTTCAGGTAGAGAACCTGTTGCTGTTTCCAGCTTAGGAAACAATTATGATTTGGCTCTTCACGGCGCCATTACCAAGTTAAAAAGTAAGTTGGAAACAATAATCGGCAAACTTAAAGCCCGATAGCAATGCGCTTTGAGCTATTTGCTTTCACCCAAACCGACATATACCTCCCCGGGAAATAGATTTGCATGAAGTATAAATTCCCGCTGGTTTACAGAGAAAGTCTCAGAGAAATCTGAGACTTTTTTGTTAAATTTTGAACAGTAGAACTATAATCGTAATATTGCAATATAATGGGGCTTACAAAGACTGAAATATTTACCGAAAAACAGAACCAGCTTTCGGTGCTTTTAAAGGCTATGGCACATCCGGCACGGATTGCAATCCTCCAACAGATTATTGCAGCTAAAGCATGTATTTGTGGGGATTTGGTTGAGGAACTAGGTTTAGCACAGGCTACTATATCTCAGCATTTAAAAGAACTAAAGAATGCCGGGATTATACAAGGAACTATTGAAGGGGTTAAAGTATGTTACTGTATCAACCCTAAAACCTGGCAATTGCTGGATAAAGAATTTGGGGCATTTCTAGGATCTTATAAATCTGAACCTAAGTGTTGTTAAAAAAAAATTACTTACATCAATCGTAAAATTGCAATATTATGAACACGATACCAGACAGATGTATCCCGGACAATTTATGATAAAAGGTAATAACATATGAAAAAAATATTAGTGCTTTGCACAGGCAACAGTTGCAGGAGTCAACTTGCGGAAGGCTATTTAAGACATTTTGCAGCGGACAACGCAGAGATTTATAGTGCAGGGATCGAAACACATGGTGTTAACCCTAAAGCCATTCAGGTTATGGCAGAAGACAACATAGATATTTCCTCGCATACCTCAAACCATGTAGATGAGTATTCAAATATCGTTTTTGATGCCGTAATTACTGTTTGTGATAATGCTAACGAGGCCTGTCCATTTTTTCCCGGCAAAGTAGACCGCTTTAATCATAATTTCCCGGACCCGGCCAAGGCAACAGGCAGCGCAGCAGCAGTTTTGGCTGAATTTAGGAAAGTACGTGAGCTAATTAAATCTTACTCGGCAGAATTTGTAAATCAATACCTAAATAAATAATAAATGAGTGCTAACCATTGCGCCCCGGTACTAGAACGTAAAAAACTCGGATTCTTAGATAGATACCTCACCCTCTGGATATTTATTGCGATGGCAATTGGAATTGTTGTCGGATATTTTATACCTTCTTCTGCTGGCTTTATCCATTCCTTTTCAAGTGGAACAACAAATATCCCACTGGCAATTGGTCTGATCTTAATGATGTACCCACCGCTGGCCAAAGTGAAATACGAAAAAATGGGAGAAGTATTTAAAGATACTAAAGTGCTTACGGTTTCATTGGTGCTCAATTGGGTAATAGGACCGCTACTGATGTTCTTTCTGGCCATTACCTTTTTAAGAGATTATCCTGAGTATATGGTTGGGCTAACATTGATTGGTCTTGCCCGCTGTATTGCAATGGTGGTAGTTTGGAATGAACTGGCAGAAGGTAACAGGGAATATGCGGCTGGTTTGATTGCCTTAAACAGTATTTTTCAGGTATTGTTATACAGTGTCTTTGCTTATATCTTTATAACTGTTTTACCACCTTACTTCGGGCTCAAAAGCCTTGAAATTAATGTTACAATTGCTGAGATTGCTAGATCCGTAGGCATTTATTTGGGATTGCCTTTTGCAATGGGTGTCATTAGCAGATATTCTTTAATCAAACTGAAAGGCGAAGCATGGTTCCAAAACAAATTTGTACCGCTAATATCGCCCATCACTTTAATAGCGCTGCTGTTTACCATAGTTGTTATGTTTAGCTTAAAAGGCAACCTGATCGTACAAATCCCGCTGGATGTAATTCGCATTGCAATTCCTTTGGTAATTTATTTCTCTATCATGTTTGTCATTAGTTTTTTTGCCGGAAGATATTTTGGGGCAGACTATTCCAGAAGCACATCTATAGCCTTTACGGCTACCGGAAATAACTTTGAACTTGCCATTGCTGTCGCAATTGGAGTCTTCGGAATCAATTCCGGGCAAGCATTTGCAGGCGTGATCGGGCCTCTTGTTGAAGTTCCTGCCCTTATTGCATTGGTAAATCTTGCGTTCTGGTTCAGGAAAAAGTATACGTTCCCAAAAGCGGGAACGTATTAATATATGTGCTAGTTGCTTTGCTTTCTTACGTACTTGGTAAGTATCACAATGGTCTGGCCTTCAACTTTCCCCTCAATCTGATCTGTGTTGTCTTCAACTAAACGAATATTTTTTACTACCGTTCCTAGTTTTGCTGTTAAAGAAGAGCCTTTTACATCCAAAGATTTTGTGAGCACCACAGAATCGCCTGCTTCCAGTACATTTCCGTTCGCGTCTTTATGAAATTCGATTGTCTCTTCAGTTTCATTCTCAGCACCAGCTTTTGCCCAGATCAGCATATCTTCCTCAAGATACAACATGTCAAGGTTATCTATTGCCCAGGATTCATTGTTTAAACGGTTTAGCATGCGCCAGGATACCACCTGCACACCAGGAACTTCGCTCCACATACTTGAGGTTAAACAACGCCAGTGTTTTGGATCTGTCTCTGTCCGCTTTTCAAGCTGGTCTTTACAAATACCACAGATCATGAAACAATTATCTGTACTGTTGGTCAACTGGGGACGGACTTCATACATCGTTAATGCTTCTGGCGACTGGCACAACTCACATTTGTTTTCGCTTCTCTGTACTACTTGATCTAATATACTCATGTTGTTAGTTAAATTTGGAGTGCGAAGTTAATGAGAATTAATTGAAAGACTGCCTGAACTCCAGCGCTGAAAGCATAGTTTTCTTTTTAAAGAACCTGCTGAAGCTTTGTGAATGTTCAAATCCTAATTCATAAGCAATTTCACTTACAGAAAGATGCGTAGTAGATAGTTTTTCTTTTGCCTTTTCAATCAACCTTTCGTGAATATGTTGCTGTGTGTTCATTCCCGTCAACGATTTAAGTACAGAACTTAAATAACCTGCCGAAACATTAAGTTGAGCTGAGACATATTGCACCGTAGGTAAGCCAATTTCTGTGCGCTTATTGCCGCTAAAATATTTTTCTAAGCACTCTTCCATTTGTTCCAGGAGCTGATGGCTAAATTTTTTGCGGGTGATAAACTGTCGTTGATAAAAACGCTCGGCATAATTGAGCAAAGTTTCAACCTGAGCTATAATGATATTTTGGCTAAACCTATCGATGTTGTTTTGGTATTCCTGCCTGATATTTTCAATGAAAGCATCTAACACTTTTTCTTCCTTTTCTGACAGAAATAGCGCCTCATTGATGGCGTAACCAAAAAAATCATATTGCCTGATACTTTTGGCCAGGGGTGTATTCCAAATAAAATCGGGATGAATGAGCAGCATCCAACCAGAACGTTTGTTTAGCGTAGATTTTTCCGTTTCAATTTTCAATAACTGATTTGGCGCCATAAAAGACATTACACCTTCGTCATGGTCGTAAGTTTGCTGTCCATATTTCAGCTTACCCATTAACCCTTTTTTTACAGAAATTAAATAAAAATCAAAAAGTAAGCCTCCACTTTCGTCTACATCAGAAGGCTGTATTGTGGCATAATCAATCGCACTAATCAATGGATGCTCCGGTGCCTTAAGGCCTCGCAGTTTATGATACTGGCTGATGCTTTTGATATGTAGGGGGATTTTACTGCTCATGTTTTTCAAACTTACAGATATAAGTTTAGAAATAATGTTCTTCCATATCATGCAACAAATTAATCTCTTTAGGTTGCCATTCCAATTCCTGCTGGGTTTGTAAGGAAGTTGCAGGACTGTCAAAGTTGATAAATGCGCTCATCCACTCAAAATGCTGAGCGATATTTTCGTCGTTTAAGGAGACTAATGGAAGGTTTAATTTTTCAGCAATAAGTGCTGCAATGTTTTTTAGGGGGATGCCTGTCTCTCCGATAGCATTGTACAAAGCGCCTTTCCGCGGCTTCTCTACTGCTAAACGAAATAGCTTTGCCACATCCAGACGATGCACGGCAGGCCAATGGTTATTGCCTTCATTTGGATAGGCTGAAACACCATTTTTTATAGCCTGCGCAATCATAAAAGGTACAAAACCTTTATCACCTTTGTCATGAACTGATGGTGGTAAGCGCAGGACTGATGCATATACACCTCCCGCAGCTAAGGATAGGGCAGTTGCTTCAGAACTACGTGGGCCATGTTGGTTCAGATTTACCTCTGTTATAAAACCATCTGTCTTTGGCAGACCCAAAATGCCTGCGGTTACCACAAAAGGTTTATCCGTTCCCTTTAATGCTTCGCCAATAGCCTGGATAGCAGATTTATCCGTTTCATTTGCTTTTGCGTATTGCGTAAAGTCGTGAATAAATGCTGTATGAATTACGCCGTCTGCCTGTAATGCACCTTGCTTCAAAATTTCCAGATCTTCTAAAGAGCCCATCAGTACCTCTGCACCTGAAGCACTTGCGGCCTTTGCCGAAGCTTCAGATCTTGCCAAACCAATTACCTGGTGTCCGGCATTAATTAATTCCTTTACTACTGCTGCACCTATAAAGCCGGTAGCTCCTGTCACAAATACTTTCATATATCTAAATTTTAAATTTATACCACAAAATTGAGCTATTGCCCAAGGTTAGAAGTAACCAAATCAACTGATGTTGTAACCAAATCTAAATCATTTAAAAACTTACACCCGGTATGCGCGTTAGTTTAGTCTTTGCGGGAAAATATTAAAAAAAATTGGCAGCGTACTAGTAGAGTGGGGTGGACTATTTAAGTGTGATCCAAACAGGGGCATGATCGCTGGATTTCTCCCAGCCTCTCACATCTTTATCTACGCCGGCAGCTACGAGGAGATCTTTCATTTTTGGATTTAGTAAGAAGTGGTCAATCCGCAAGCCAGCATTCCGGCCATAGGCATTTCTAAAATAATCCCAAAAGGTATAAATTGTTTCATTGGGCTTAAGTTTTCTTAAGGCATCAGTCCACCCTTGTGCAATTAAATTATGAAATGCCGCACGCACTTCAGGCCTGAACAATGCATCATCTACCCAACGTTCTGGCTTATACACATCCAGTTCGGTAGGCATTACATTGAAATCTCCGGCCAATACTACAGGCAAATCAAAAGTAAGTAATTGTTGCGCATGGAGTGTAAGCTGCTCAAACCATTGCAATTTGTAGACTAATTTAGGGCCGGGGGCGGGGTTTCCATTGGGCAGATATAAACAACCTACCACAATTCCATCCACAAACGCTTCAATATATCGGCTTTGCGTTTCATCTGGGTCTGCCGGTAAACCTCTCCTGGTTTCTTTTATATCTCCGCTTCGTGATAAAATTGCCACGCCATTCCAGCTCTTTTGTCCATGCCAAATTGCCTTATATCCTGCATCTGAAATAGCTTGTTCAGGAAACTTTTCTAACGGTGCTTTTAGCTCCTGTAAACACACAATATCAGGTGTAGTTTCCTTAAGCCAGCGTAACACCACAGGAAGACGTCCGTTAATTCCGTTGACATTATACGTGGCTATTTTCATCGGTTAGCGTGATTTAGTAGGCTGCAACTTTTGTTGAATTTGCTGGTTCGCTTTTGCCTGGTTTTTATTGCAGGTTCCTAAAAGCGTGTAGATTAACGCGAAAATTAATATGGTTGAAAGACAGCCCCCACCTAATTTTTTAGCACCCCAACCTGCTATTATTGCTCTAAAGAAGTTATTCATATGTAGTTTGTTTTTGCATAAAACACTCAAGTACCAAATATGTTTATGGTGTTGTCACATTCTCTTGGGCTGGGAAGATGAAGCTATCTTGTCATCGCTTTTGCCAGGTTCATCGCTTTTTGCATATCCGCAATACCATTGCCATATGGTACTTCAGGTGTAGCTGCCCGGTCGCCAGATTTTCTAATGATTTCCAATAATTGTTTATTCGTCAAAGTTGGATAGGCTTGCCATAAACATGCAGCTAAGCCACACATAATAGGACTGGCATAAGAAGTGCCACTGCGGTTTTCGGCGATGCCGCTGGTATTAATCACATTTGCACCACCACCCATAGCCAATATATCAGGTTTCATTCTTCCGTCTACCGTAACGCCCCATGATGTGAAAGCATCAATATTTAATCTGGAATTAACAGAACCAACGGTCAGTACATTTGGCGCATCGGCCGGTGTACCTACCCAGGTTCTATCATTTCCGGCACAGTTAACAATTAAAATACCTTTATCAGCGGCTACATTTGCGCCTCTTGTTGCAAAGGCCGTTTTACCGTCCATATCCTCAAATTTATATCTTGCATTAACAAAATAATAGGCATCAGTGTAATAAAGAGAAGAATTGATGATGTCTACACCAACACTGTCTGCATATTCAGCCGCATTTACCCAATAATCTTCTTCAATAGGATATTCCGATGATTGATCTTCTGTTCTTAACAACCAATAGTTTGCCTCGGGCGCTGTACCTACATAAGTGCGAGGTATATTTACGGCCATGGTTGAAGTCACCCAGATGCCATGAGTGTCTACGGCATAAGGATCGTCATTTTCATATACAAATGATTTTGCGCCTTTAATGTTTACATTCTTAAAAGCAGCATTATTTTTCAGATTTATGAAGCCAGCATCTATAACAGCTATATCAATTCCTGCACCCTTAAATCCCAGTTCATGAAGTACTTTTCCATTGTTAACTGTGATGTTAGTTGAAGCACTACCGTAATCAAAATGAGTAGTGCTGCTATGATTTGCTACAGCTTGAGGTGCGTCTACATATTTTGCAGGAGTTGAAGTCACAGTTCTTCCGCCTTCCCAAACCAATAGTACATCTTTTACAAAGGGTAAGGCTTTATATTTATCAATCAAAAATTCATCTGTACAATTTACACTCACGGTATTGAGCCATTTGCTTTTGGCTACAATCGTTCCACCAATATCCTGAATGGCTTTTAAATAAGCAGGGGAGATCGGTAGATCAGATTCGTCAATAGCAATGTTTTGTTTTTGTCGTCTGGCTATAGCCTTAGCGGAAAGAAAAGCAGTTGGGTTAGCAATGGATAAACTGGAGGTACCTTTATCTCTCAATACCAATCTAAACTTGTAATCATTTGCATCGGTAACAACTACCTTACATTTTGCAACACCTTTACCACTTACCAATGTAGCAAGGATGTAAGTTTCACCAGCAGCTTCCGGCCATACCGTTCCATCTTCTTTTACTGAGGCAATTCGCGGATTTTCGGAGCTCCAAACTATTTCCAGTGATTCATCGGGTTGTGCATTTTCGATGTTGGCAGTCAATCTTTTACCCAAATAAGAAAATTCATTTTGCAGTGTAACCAGCGCTGGGTTAATAGTTATTGATAAGGCTGGCGGATCGGGAGTTATTTCAGATTTTTTGCATGAACTAAAAGAGAAAGCAAATAAAATAAGGACTGTGAAAAACTGAACAGGGTGATTAAGCATTTGTATGATCAAGTAAATTGCAAAGGTAATCATATTACCTCAAATTTCTCTGAGCCTTACCCAAAGGATGGGCTATCTACGTGCTTTAATTTAGGCACAAAATCTATTAACAACACGCTGAATATCCCTGATGTAGTGCATGTGATATATATTACGCAATTTATTGCTTAATATTGGCCAGAATTTTTGCTTAATCATAATCAGCGGGAAAGAGATTAATGAGTGGTCGCCACAAATACGATGGATATACGGAAAGAGAACTGATCATCTTGCTTCAGCAAGAGAAAGAGGAAGCCTTACGTCCACTGTATGAAAGTCATCTAAAACCCCTGCATTATTTCATTTTAAGGGTTGCTAAATCCAAACAACTTGCAGAAGACGTAGTTCAGGACGTATTTCTGAAAATTTGGGATAGCCGCCAGCAGATAGATCCAGATCAGCCCTTTAAGACATTTCTGTATACCGTTGCCAAACGGCATTTGCTCAATATGCTCAAAAGGGTGCAACATGAAACGTTCATTTTGGACGAAATCAGGAAATATACGGTAACTACCGAACGCAGCACAGACCTGCAGCTTGAGTACTCAGAAAGTAATGAGTTGTTAAAAGAAGCTATCGAAAAGCTTCCACCGCAGTGCAAGACTATTTTTGTGCAGTGTAAAATTGAGGGGAAAGCCTATAAACAAGTTGCCATAGAACTGGGTATTGCTGAGGGTACTGTGCATGCACAGATGGTAAAGGCCCTAAAAATCATTAGAGAATACATCAATTTTAAAAATGCAATTCTACTTTTATTGGCTTATCTCAAAAATTATTAAAATGTAAATCAGTCTGTTATGGTTATTTTTGTATTTCATCACTTTTTGGATATACCTAATGTTATTCCGAATTGTATAAGTTACAAAATGGCGAAATTTTGGAAGTAAGAATTATAACACTATTTAAAAAATACATTGAAGAGCAATGCAGTGCACAAGAGCTGGAAGAGGTCCTCAGCATATTAAAAAATGGCGGATACCAGTCAGAGTGGCAGCAGGTAATTTCTGATGAGTCTGATAGTATACTAAATGCTGGTTTGCAAACAGAACTTTCCAGCGCCGAAGTAGATCGTATCTATGAGGGGATTGCCAGTCAGCTGCCTTCCGCTAAGCTAAAAACTATTAAACTATGGCCAAGAGTTGCAATAGCTGCGGCAATAGCAGCCGTCATATTTACTGCAGGGCTAACTTATTTTTACCAGCAGGATAAAAGAGAGCAATCCATAGCTTATGCCAATGACGTTGCCCCTGGAAAACAAGGTGCAACATTAACTTTGGCCAATGGGCAGAAGATTTTAATTAAAGATGCGCTGGCTGGTACCATAGCGAGCCAATCGGGCGTAAAGATCCTCAAAAATGCAGATGGGAGTATCACTTACGAACTAAGCGGGCAAAAACCCGGTCAATTGCAATACAATACCCTATCAACCGGAAAGGGAGAAGAAATGCGCTTGCGCTTGCCAGATGGCTCTGTTGTATTTTTAAATGCAGCTTCATCAATTAAATACCCTACCAATTGCGCAATACTCCCCCAAAGAAAAGTATTTCTTAGCGGAGAGGGGTATTTTGAAATTGCTAAAGATAAAGCACATCCTTTTATTGTAGAGAGTAACAAGCAACAAGTAGAGGTATTGGGTACCCATTTTAACGTCAACGCTTACCTGGACGAGCCTGTTGTTACAACTACTTTAATAGAAGGATCTGTAAAAATAAGCTCTGGAGGAAGGCAGAAAGTTATTCATCCAGGAGAGCAAGTACTCAATGCCAGCGGATCTTTAATGGTTACGAACGCAAACTTAGATAACATCACAGACTGGAAAAACGGGGACTTTAACCTAACCGATGTCGACTTCAGGGTTGCGATGCGAAAAATTGCTCGCTGGTATAATGTAGAACTCGTATATGATGCAACGGTGCCCGAAAATATCCAGGCAGACGGATGGATTTCAAGAAAGCAAACCCTTGCCGCGGTATTGGACATGATACAACGATTGGGGATGGTCCATTTTAGAGTGGAAGGTAAAAAGGTATATGTATCTAAATAACAGGAATATTAACTTAAATCTTACGGATATGATAAAATGTCTACGACAGCATAGATAATAATAAAGGCAAACCAAAGGTGAAGCACCCCCGGTTTGTGTCGGGTCCCAATTAATCAACTGTTTAACGCAGTGCCGCTATTTTTCGAAGGACAGAGGCTACTGCGTAGAACCAAACTAAACGTAAATGTATCAATTTTATACCAATAAACCTGGTAGAACGCATGCGTTCTGCCGTAAAATATGGCTACTTATGCGACTAACCACCGTAGTATTAATCGCAACTTTAATGCAGGTAAGTGCAGCTTCTTTTGGGCAGCTGATTTCCATTTCCAAAGAAAAGGTGCCGCTCAAAATCGTGTTAAAAGAAATCAGGGATCAGAGCGGGTACGATTTTGTTTTTGAACGGCAGTCTATCGCCGATGAAATAAAGACAAGCATAAACGTAAAAAATGCTACTGTAGAAATGGCCCTTAAAACTGCCCTTTCTGGTTTGCCATTCAATTTCGAAATTTCCGGAAACCGTGTTACCATTAAAAAGGCTGGGGCACCCAGCTTTCTGGATCATCTCGTTGCCAGGTTTCAACGCATTGATGTTGTTGGTCAGGTGATGGATGTTCAGGGTAAACCTTTATCGGGCGTTACCGTAAGAACTATGAATTCGGGCCTCGGCGCTGTTACCGACAGTAATGGTAAATTTCTAATCAGAGGCGTTGATGAACGGGATATGCTCATCTTATCGTATGTTGGTTATTTAACCTTTCAAATCCCGGTAAAGTCTAATGTTGGGGTAATTGCGTTGCAAATGGCCAACTCTAAGCTAGACGAACTACAGGTAATTGCCTATGGAACGCAAAGCAGAAGGCTGGGCTTAGGCGCGGTAAGTACCATCAACGCAAAAGACATTGAAAACCAACCGGTCACCAATGTTTTAGCGGCTATGGAAGGTTTAGCACCCGGATTAAATATTACACCATCATCAGGTGCACCAGGCGCTGCCATAAAAGTGCAGATACGGGGACAGAACTCATTAAGCCAGCAGAGTTCAGGCAGCAAGCCTTATGATCAGCCCTTATTTATCGTCGATGGCGTTCCTGTTGCCGCGCAAAACTTCAACATTAATGCACTATCTTCTTTTGGTGGCAGTGATGGCACTATAGGCGATATTGGAGGAGCAAGCCCATTTAACGGACTCAATCCCGCAGATATTGAAAGCATTAGTATATTGAAAGATATTACGGCCACTGCAATTTATGGAACCCAGGGAGCCAATGGGGTCATCTTAATCACCACCAAGAAAGGCAAATCCGGAAAAACAAGTGTACAGGCAAATGTCAATACGGCTTTTAGTACGGCAACCAGAGGCTATGAACTTTTAAACCTGGAACAATATTTAGCCTACAGGCGCGAAGCGTTAAAAAATGACAACATCAATCTTGCTACGGCTTCGCCTACAAACTATCCTGATCTGTTACTTTTTGATCAGCATAAAAGTACAGACTGGTACAACTATTTCCTTGGTAAATCGGCCAATACCACAGATGCACATGTGAGTTTGTCAGGAGGATCTGAAAGGACCACTTTTTTAATTTCTACAGGCTACAACAATGCGCAATATAGCAGTCCGGGTAACTTCGCAAATTCGA
This genomic window contains:
- a CDS encoding RNA polymerase sigma factor, which encodes MSGRHKYDGYTERELIILLQQEKEEALRPLYESHLKPLHYFILRVAKSKQLAEDVVQDVFLKIWDSRQQIDPDQPFKTFLYTVAKRHLLNMLKRVQHETFILDEIRKYTVTTERSTDLQLEYSESNELLKEAIEKLPPQCKTIFVQCKIEGKAYKQVAIELGIAEGTVHAQMVKALKIIREYINFKNAILLLLAYLKNY
- a CDS encoding FecR family protein gives rise to the protein MEVRIITLFKKYIEEQCSAQELEEVLSILKNGGYQSEWQQVISDESDSILNAGLQTELSSAEVDRIYEGIASQLPSAKLKTIKLWPRVAIAAAIAAVIFTAGLTYFYQQDKREQSIAYANDVAPGKQGATLTLANGQKILIKDALAGTIASQSGVKILKNADGSITYELSGQKPGQLQYNTLSTGKGEEMRLRLPDGSVVFLNAASSIKYPTNCAILPQRKVFLSGEGYFEIAKDKAHPFIVESNKQQVEVLGTHFNVNAYLDEPVVTTTLIEGSVKISSGGRQKVIHPGEQVLNASGSLMVTNANLDNITDWKNGDFNLTDVDFRVAMRKIARWYNVELVYDATVPENIQADGWISRKQTLAAVLDMIQRLGMVHFRVEGKKVYVSK